The Paenibacillus sp. YPG26 genome includes a window with the following:
- a CDS encoding YneF family protein: protein MVYVVGIIALIVGLVGGFFIGVVYLRKQLTKMQSDPQMLQKMAKQMGYNLNGKQMQRAQQMMKNQGGMPPMNRKKK, encoded by the coding sequence ATGGTTTATGTCGTTGGTATTATTGCGCTTATCGTTGGTTTGGTCGGCGGATTTTTCATCGGTGTCGTATATCTGCGCAAGCAGTTGACGAAGATGCAAAGTGATCCGCAGATGCTTCAGAAAATGGCCAAGCAAATGGGCTATAATCTGAATGGCAAGCAAATGCAGCGTGCGCAGCAAATGATGAAGAATCAAGGCGGAATGCCGCCGATGAACCGCAAGAAGAAGTAA
- the folE gene encoding GTP cyclohydrolase I FolE — protein sequence MAGVKDYLNTQVGKNREQVEHHVREILKLIGEDVEREGLLDTPARVTRMYEEIFGGYEVDPREVLGVTFEENHEELVIVKDIVYYSQCEHHMAPFFGKVHIGYIPSGRIAGLSKLARLVEAVTRRLQVQERITSQIADIMDEVLSPQGVMVVVEGEHLCMCARGVKKPGSKTVTSAVRGTFRSEAASRAEFLSLIKS from the coding sequence ATGGCTGGCGTCAAAGATTACTTGAATACCCAGGTCGGGAAGAACCGGGAACAAGTTGAGCACCATGTGCGGGAAATATTGAAGCTGATTGGTGAAGATGTGGAACGTGAAGGGCTGCTGGACACACCGGCCCGTGTTACCCGCATGTATGAAGAGATTTTTGGCGGTTATGAAGTAGATCCAAGAGAAGTGCTCGGGGTTACATTCGAGGAGAACCACGAGGAGCTTGTCATTGTGAAGGACATTGTCTATTACAGTCAGTGTGAGCACCATATGGCGCCTTTCTTTGGCAAGGTGCATATCGGTTATATCCCAAGCGGAAGAATAGCCGGACTCAGCAAGCTCGCTCGTCTGGTCGAGGCGGTTACACGCCGTCTGCAGGTTCAGGAGCGTATTACTTCACAAATAGCCGATATTATGGACGAGGTTCTCAGTCCACAAGGGGTTATGGTTGTAGTTGAAGGTGAACACCTGTGCATGTGTGCACGGGGTGTGAAGAAGCCGGGCAGCAAGACCGTGACGTCTGCGGTACGCGGAACATTCCGCAGTGAAGCGGCATCCCGGGCCGAGTTCTTGTCCTTGATTAAGTCCTAG
- a CDS encoding Fe-Mn family superoxide dismutase, which yields MLYVYGPYLPVRILEEIRFWKEQEKEHTDVIKAIVPTLEQPYVKLLNDWSKVFEETEKAANDLLQHTIHVQQDQLHPELLKQIERLLDASFRQSREWVRQLYVLLDQSAAVKTIPLAKVVILHIIRESEYFLGVLETLNRPGVIEDAVHNPPALLDPYQQALDYARSEPGPEGTAAEVNPGEGTNAAGNIDKPGSGAAAAGHQPAVGQGTSGNHAAISSGAPANTAAGIPDQPVPIGGHKLPPLPYPYNALEPHIDEATMRIHHDKHHQSYVDNLNKAEKKLEEARRTGNFDLVKHWERELAFNGAGHYLHTIYWSTMNPKGGGRPEGALADQIRRDFGSYEAFQKQFTKAAEEVEGGGWTILVWSPRSHRLEILQAEKHQNLSQWDVVPLLPIDVWEHSYYLKHQNERKKYIADWWKVVYWPEAASRYNEARKLKWQPF from the coding sequence ATGCTCTACGTTTACGGGCCTTATCTGCCTGTTCGTATCTTGGAAGAAATCCGGTTCTGGAAGGAACAGGAGAAGGAACATACCGATGTCATCAAAGCCATTGTCCCTACCCTGGAACAGCCCTATGTCAAGCTGCTGAATGACTGGTCCAAAGTGTTCGAAGAGACCGAAAAGGCGGCCAACGACCTGCTTCAGCATACTATTCATGTCCAGCAGGACCAGCTGCATCCTGAGCTGCTGAAGCAGATTGAGCGGCTGCTCGATGCTTCCTTCCGCCAATCGCGCGAATGGGTTCGCCAGCTGTATGTCCTGCTGGATCAAAGCGCTGCGGTAAAGACCATTCCTTTGGCCAAGGTCGTCATTCTTCATATTATCCGCGAGTCCGAGTATTTCCTGGGTGTGCTTGAGACGCTGAACAGGCCGGGCGTTATTGAAGATGCCGTGCATAATCCCCCGGCGTTGCTTGACCCTTATCAGCAGGCCCTAGATTATGCCCGCAGTGAACCCGGCCCAGAAGGGACGGCAGCGGAAGTGAATCCGGGTGAAGGCACAAACGCTGCCGGGAACATAGATAAGCCTGGTTCTGGTGCCGCCGCTGCCGGACATCAACCCGCCGTGGGGCAAGGAACCTCCGGGAACCATGCTGCTATAAGTTCTGGCGCGCCAGCAAATACGGCGGCCGGTATACCAGACCAGCCCGTTCCCATAGGAGGTCACAAGCTGCCCCCTCTTCCCTACCCGTACAATGCACTGGAGCCGCATATTGACGAGGCAACGATGCGTATTCATCACGACAAGCATCATCAGAGCTATGTAGACAACCTGAACAAAGCGGAGAAGAAGCTGGAAGAGGCGCGCAGGACAGGCAACTTTGACCTGGTGAAGCACTGGGAGCGGGAACTCGCCTTCAACGGAGCGGGACATTATCTGCATACGATATATTGGTCAACCATGAACCCCAAAGGCGGGGGCCGCCCGGAAGGAGCGCTTGCTGATCAGATTCGCAGGGATTTCGGGAGTTATGAAGCCTTTCAGAAGCAATTCACCAAAGCGGCCGAAGAGGTTGAGGGCGGCGGCTGGACCATTCTGGTCTGGAGCCCGAGAAGCCACCGGCTGGAGATCCTGCAGGCCGAGAAGCATCAGAACCTGTCCCAGTGGGATGTGGTTCCCCTGCTGCCGATCGACGTATGGGAGCACTCCTATTATCTTAAACATCAGAATGAGCGTAAGAAATACATTGCGGATTGGTGGAAAGTCGTGTACTGGCCGGAAGCTGCTTCTCGCTACAACGAGGCACGCAAGCTGAAATGGCAGCCTTTTTAA
- a CDS encoding alpha/beta hydrolase, with protein MNPTTTTTTTRSDASLSSGPAGDPQTSPLLPTRFIKFKHVLVALVLSIIFFLVFCFVALHGYIAWVLSNPTVAPLYSNPLMAKGMKYEEVSFPAIDGSRSMQGWYIPAADSKKTIIFSHGYGANREESWVPMYDLAHFAHRLNFNVIMFDYGFAAQNSKEVATGGKKETQQLLGAIQLAKHRGAKEIVVWGFSMGAGTALQAGLVSKDVDAMILDSTFLLEPDTLYHNIRQKMSLPQHPSIEILELLLPIQNGTSLRQIPYQEVKKKAYPFPILFIHGTEDEKAPYPIAEKLASNQTNPVSGVWIVDKAHHELIFREHPREYLRRVSTFLGKTQAYLREKQE; from the coding sequence ATGAATCCGACAACGACTACAACTACGACGCGGAGCGATGCTTCCCTATCTTCCGGTCCGGCCGGAGACCCACAGACATCGCCGCTTCTGCCAACACGCTTCATCAAATTCAAGCATGTACTGGTCGCCCTGGTGCTGTCCATTATATTTTTCTTGGTTTTCTGCTTTGTTGCCCTCCACGGGTATATTGCCTGGGTACTCTCGAACCCTACCGTTGCTCCTTTATACTCTAATCCTCTAATGGCCAAGGGTATGAAATATGAGGAAGTATCCTTCCCGGCTATAGATGGCAGCCGTTCGATGCAGGGCTGGTATATTCCCGCCGCTGATTCCAAGAAGACGATTATATTCAGTCATGGCTATGGGGCCAACCGCGAAGAGAGCTGGGTGCCCATGTATGATCTCGCTCATTTCGCACACCGGCTGAATTTCAATGTCATCATGTTCGATTACGGCTTCGCCGCCCAGAACAGCAAAGAAGTAGCCACCGGGGGCAAGAAAGAGACCCAGCAGCTGCTCGGAGCAATTCAGCTCGCCAAACACCGGGGAGCCAAGGAGATTGTCGTATGGGGATTCTCCATGGGGGCAGGAACGGCGCTTCAAGCAGGTCTCGTCAGCAAGGATGTCGACGCTATGATTCTCGACAGCACCTTCCTGCTTGAACCTGACACGCTGTATCATAACATCCGTCAAAAGATGAGCCTTCCGCAGCATCCGTCCATTGAGATTCTTGAGCTGCTTCTTCCCATACAGAATGGCACAAGTCTTCGTCAGATCCCTTATCAGGAAGTCAAGAAGAAGGCATATCCCTTCCCTATCCTGTTCATTCATGGGACGGAAGATGAGAAGGCGCCTTATCCGATTGCCGAGAAGCTTGCTTCGAATCAGACGAATCCGGTGTCCGGTGTCTGGATTGTGGACAAAGCCCATCATGAGCTCATTTTCCGTGAGCATCCGAGGGAATACTTGCGCCGTGTCTCTACATTTCTTGGCAAGACCCAGGCATACTTAAGAGAAAAGCAGGAATAA
- a CDS encoding IclR family transcriptional regulator: MEDRKLTVRAVERALDILMCFTKSEDLGLTEISSQIGLHKSTVHRLMATLEDKGFVIRDAATEKYRLGLRIWELSAHLSHSDNPAVLLLPQLEQLRDRLGETVSLYLLDGIERLRIQAVQSNQAIRRVAPVGVRLPLYVGASSKVLVAFADPGTQQAVLNSPDWPASVDKEDYIRQLEEIRSKGYATSYEEREPGAGAVSAPIFNHAGQAVAALSVSGPVSRLSPQTLVEFGPVLIEAAREMGMMMN, encoded by the coding sequence ATGGAAGACCGGAAATTAACTGTACGTGCCGTGGAGAGGGCACTGGATATATTGATGTGTTTTACCAAGTCTGAGGATCTGGGGCTTACGGAGATTTCCAGCCAGATTGGACTTCACAAAAGCACGGTTCACCGCCTTATGGCCACACTTGAGGATAAGGGATTTGTCATTCGGGATGCCGCTACGGAGAAGTACCGGCTTGGGCTTAGAATCTGGGAGCTCTCGGCCCACCTGTCCCATAGCGATAACCCTGCTGTACTGCTGCTGCCTCAGCTGGAGCAGCTTCGGGATCGGCTTGGCGAGACGGTGAGCCTGTATCTTCTGGATGGCATTGAGCGTCTTCGCATTCAAGCGGTCCAGAGCAACCAGGCTATACGCCGGGTTGCCCCGGTCGGCGTCAGGCTTCCGCTGTATGTGGGAGCCTCCAGCAAGGTGTTGGTAGCCTTTGCCGATCCTGGAACGCAGCAAGCCGTGCTTAACAGTCCGGACTGGCCGGCTTCGGTGGACAAGGAGGATTATATCCGTCAGCTGGAAGAGATACGCAGCAAAGGATATGCTACAAGTTATGAAGAGCGTGAACCCGGAGCGGGTGCAGTCTCGGCTCCGATCTTCAATCATGCGGGCCAAGCGGTAGCGGCGCTGTCCGTCTCCGGCCCGGTCAGCCGTCTGTCCCCGCAGACCCTGGTCGAATTCGGGCCTGTTCTGATTGAGGCTGCCCGGGAAATGGGCATGATGATGAATTGA
- a CDS encoding alpha/beta fold hydrolase: MSKGTRRTLLHTAAAAALAVSLSLPGAASAAAKSSASVIPVRDTAVKIGAKVTWNQKTQTVTLTKKSTTLVMTAGKKTAKLNGKPVTLSDTLRVVRNQALISPDAVIKWFKESPVAPAPPAESGLPGDSFIQSLQSGDSAKAQKLMSPAFQLSLTAPQLKGLWKGYAQIYGTPGAQLSRTVTPNGVHTNITYSFQTASTPLNYTLRLNKEGLVDDLFIGPASTAAYTHPSYVNPSAYTEEEVTIGEGIFAVPGVLTKPAAGGPAPVVVLVHGSGPQDRDSSIGGSKPFRDLANGLASQGIAVLRYDKITYEHTFKFAANPRATIKQETVDDAISAVRYLSTRQDIDRSHIFVAGHSQGGFALPLILNADKDERNIRGSIMLAGPSSSFVDVVLEQQKELILRVKSLGGDPAPYEKNAEIWMAAAKMLNDPQYSQDNLPSSFPLGSSSAYWWYTLKDYQPAAVAKNQKGPLLILAGENDWQVPMSQFSAWKSELKNRTDVEFKSYPKVNHLLSEYDALSTGAEYAQAAHVAEPMVNDIAAWVKNNSKN, translated from the coding sequence TCGGGGCGAAGGTAACCTGGAATCAGAAGACTCAGACCGTAACTCTCACCAAAAAAAGCACAACACTTGTAATGACAGCCGGCAAAAAGACAGCCAAATTAAACGGCAAGCCCGTGACGCTCTCCGATACGCTGCGGGTAGTTCGGAACCAGGCCCTAATCTCCCCGGACGCGGTCATCAAATGGTTCAAGGAGAGCCCGGTGGCTCCAGCTCCGCCTGCTGAATCGGGACTTCCCGGAGATTCCTTCATTCAATCATTGCAATCAGGTGATTCCGCAAAGGCCCAGAAGCTGATGAGCCCGGCCTTCCAATTGTCCCTGACCGCTCCTCAGCTCAAAGGTCTGTGGAAAGGCTACGCACAAATCTATGGAACTCCTGGTGCTCAGCTGTCAAGAACCGTAACACCGAATGGCGTGCATACGAACATCACCTACTCTTTTCAGACGGCGTCTACTCCGCTTAACTATACATTGCGCCTGAACAAAGAAGGTCTGGTAGATGATCTGTTCATTGGGCCGGCCAGCACAGCAGCCTACACTCATCCATCTTACGTTAACCCTTCTGCATACACAGAAGAAGAAGTCACCATTGGCGAAGGCATCTTCGCTGTACCGGGAGTATTAACCAAGCCCGCTGCCGGCGGTCCTGCTCCGGTTGTTGTGCTTGTTCATGGATCGGGTCCCCAAGACAGAGATTCCTCCATCGGCGGTTCGAAGCCGTTCCGGGATCTGGCTAACGGCCTGGCCAGCCAGGGTATTGCCGTACTTCGCTATGATAAAATAACCTACGAGCACACCTTCAAATTCGCGGCGAATCCTAGAGCTACGATCAAGCAGGAGACTGTGGATGATGCCATCTCGGCAGTCCGTTACTTAAGCACACGCCAAGATATTGACCGGTCCCATATCTTCGTTGCAGGCCACAGCCAAGGCGGATTTGCTCTACCGCTAATCTTGAACGCGGATAAGGACGAACGTAATATTAGAGGCTCCATCATGCTTGCCGGGCCAAGCAGCTCCTTTGTCGATGTGGTCCTGGAGCAGCAGAAGGAACTTATCTTGCGTGTAAAAAGTCTGGGCGGTGATCCTGCTCCTTATGAGAAGAATGCGGAGATATGGATGGCGGCGGCCAAGATGCTTAACGATCCGCAGTATTCCCAGGATAACCTCCCGAGCAGCTTCCCGCTGGGATCAAGCTCAGCTTATTGGTGGTATACCCTTAAGGATTACCAGCCGGCAGCAGTGGCTAAGAATCAGAAGGGACCCCTGCTGATTCTGGCAGGCGAGAATGACTGGCAGGTACCTATGAGCCAATTCAGCGCCTGGAAGAGCGAGCTGAAGAACCGCACGGATGTGGAGTTCAAGTCTTATCCGAAGGTCAATCACCTGCTCAGTGAATATGATGCCTTATCGACGGGCGCAGAATACGCACAGGCAGCCCACGTGGCTGAGCCTATGGTCAATGACATTGCGGCTTGGGTGAAGAATAATTCGAAGAATTAG